In one Saccharibacillus brassicae genomic region, the following are encoded:
- a CDS encoding Flp pilus assembly complex ATPase component TadA, with translation MDGINSMLIAAIVGGLALGLLLALRRNAAAAGEEAEDELLTIDDLQRYAAAAINEFANANLLDLGLSAEEFERRRNVVAELKSSLKTCNAGSLPDKTYVKSFISDLLLRGGAVSEATIDRILPFGDERLLTDTDKFDILLHAYKREHGMQALTVLIDKHGLADPKFVIENAATESYIITGEEIRAIYGAEAPRLSFEDKLQLVVQRVYQQYKGFGPIDELRDQTIDGVSGGVSGLLPDMRETEDEVELLRAMRGETPKGCDSVWIFYRGKSIRLAFLGFGSLLELKRVCQNIYKFGSPGQLSEAKAYRINEMRDGSRVVVVRPPFSESWAFFVRKFDLPNLSLERLLGAEEGNHSDLPIRMLDYLMKGAQVTAVTGEQGSGKTTLLMAMVKSIYGTFNLRIQELAFELHLRRLYPERNTLAFRETDHISGQEGLDLQKKTDGAVNILGEVATDPVAAWAVQMSQVASKFTVFSHHAKTTKDLIWSLRNSLLKTGTFQNERIAEEQVASVIAFDVHLEKERDGTRHIERVTECVALDPDEESFAELGRKLAAGTNEAEALNVLAQAQLSYYRRMTGRTFEVRDIIAFRDGAYVPVQRPTPGKVQLMAGNMSREDAAAFHAFLDRYWGSEPA, from the coding sequence ATGGACGGAATCAATTCGATGCTGATCGCGGCGATTGTCGGCGGGCTTGCGCTCGGGCTCTTGCTTGCGCTGCGCAGAAATGCGGCTGCCGCAGGCGAAGAAGCGGAAGACGAGCTGCTGACGATCGACGACCTCCAGCGGTACGCGGCAGCGGCGATCAACGAATTCGCCAATGCGAACCTACTCGATTTGGGTCTGTCGGCGGAAGAATTCGAACGCCGGAGAAACGTCGTAGCCGAACTCAAAAGTTCGCTCAAGACGTGCAATGCCGGCAGCCTGCCCGACAAGACGTATGTCAAATCGTTTATCTCCGATCTGCTGCTGCGGGGCGGCGCCGTGAGCGAAGCGACGATCGACCGCATCCTGCCGTTCGGCGACGAACGCCTGCTGACCGATACGGACAAGTTCGATATTTTGCTGCATGCGTACAAGCGGGAACACGGAATGCAAGCTCTGACCGTGCTCATCGACAAGCACGGCCTTGCCGATCCGAAGTTCGTCATCGAGAACGCGGCGACCGAATCGTATATTATTACGGGTGAAGAAATAAGAGCCATTTACGGCGCCGAAGCGCCCCGCCTGTCTTTTGAAGACAAACTGCAGCTTGTCGTGCAGCGCGTCTACCAGCAGTACAAAGGGTTTGGGCCGATCGACGAACTGCGCGACCAGACGATCGACGGCGTATCGGGCGGCGTATCCGGCCTGCTGCCGGACATGCGCGAGACGGAAGACGAAGTCGAGCTGCTGCGTGCCATGCGCGGCGAGACGCCCAAAGGCTGCGACAGCGTATGGATTTTCTATCGCGGCAAATCGATCCGGCTGGCTTTTCTCGGCTTCGGCAGCCTGCTTGAGCTCAAGCGGGTCTGCCAGAACATTTACAAATTCGGCAGTCCCGGACAGCTGTCGGAAGCGAAAGCTTATCGGATCAACGAGATGCGGGACGGTTCGCGGGTCGTCGTGGTCCGGCCTCCCTTTTCCGAGAGTTGGGCGTTTTTCGTCCGCAAATTCGATCTGCCGAATCTCAGCCTGGAGCGCCTGCTCGGCGCTGAGGAAGGCAACCATTCCGATCTGCCGATCCGGATGCTCGACTACTTGATGAAAGGTGCGCAGGTGACGGCCGTGACGGGGGAACAAGGTTCGGGCAAAACGACGCTGCTGATGGCGATGGTCAAAAGCATCTACGGCACGTTCAATTTGCGGATACAGGAATTGGCGTTCGAGCTGCATCTGCGCAGATTATATCCCGAGCGTAACACGCTGGCTTTCCGCGAAACGGACCATATCAGCGGGCAGGAGGGGCTGGATCTGCAGAAGAAAACGGACGGCGCGGTCAATATTCTCGGCGAAGTGGCGACCGACCCCGTGGCGGCGTGGGCCGTGCAGATGTCCCAGGTGGCTAGCAAGTTCACGGTATTCAGCCATCATGCCAAAACGACAAAAGACCTGATCTGGTCGCTGCGCAATTCGCTGCTCAAGACAGGCACGTTCCAGAACGAGCGGATCGCCGAGGAACAGGTGGCCAGCGTGATCGCGTTCGACGTGCATTTGGAAAAAGAACGCGACGGCACCCGTCATATCGAGCGCGTGACCGAATGCGTCGCGCTCGATCCGGACGAAGAATCGTTCGCGGAGCTCGGCCGAAAGCTTGCCGCCGGCACGAACGAAGCGGAGGCGTTGAACGTGTTGGCGCAGGCGCAGCTGAGTTATTACCGGCGGATGACCGGGCGCACGTTCGAAGTCCGCGACATCATCGCGTTTCGGGACGGCGCTTACGTACCCGTGCAGCGCCCGACTCCGGGAAAAGTGCAGCTGATGGCCGGCAATATGTCACGGGAAGACGCCGCCGCTTTTCATGCGTTTCTGGATCGGTACTGGGGAAGTGAGCCGGCATGA
- a CDS encoding SAF domain-containing protein, which yields MSRMRFRQRQRLLAAGAGAAAALLICTAAGLPYIRSIENRYEAERGDYERQIADMDARRVPVFALTRDIRAGEKIGEADLAQIEVVEATVPDNLPTKTEAVGRFAKVALARNTPVSESMLYEGAVMPSDVRNQEFRLIELPTRLAAGEFVDVRVKFPTGEDFIVLSKKRAEDLSAGTVWIRMSEREILTMSSAIVDAYLNDASIYALTYVEPGLQAEAVVTYPSNASVLDLIGSDPNIVQRAVTELERRRREKLENGLDLLTPEEIQKYLNSKANLDVVNPGTQDNALLPDREDAAAAEGEAH from the coding sequence ATGTCAAGAATGAGATTTCGACAGCGGCAGCGTCTGCTGGCCGCCGGAGCGGGGGCTGCCGCCGCCCTGCTGATCTGCACGGCGGCCGGTCTGCCGTACATCCGTTCCATCGAGAACCGTTACGAAGCGGAGCGCGGAGACTACGAACGCCAGATTGCGGACATGGATGCGCGGCGCGTCCCCGTTTTTGCGCTGACACGGGATATCCGCGCCGGAGAAAAGATTGGCGAAGCAGATCTGGCGCAGATCGAAGTCGTCGAAGCGACGGTGCCCGACAACCTTCCGACCAAAACGGAAGCGGTCGGCCGGTTCGCCAAAGTGGCGCTGGCCCGCAATACGCCGGTCAGCGAATCGATGCTGTACGAAGGAGCGGTTATGCCCAGCGACGTGCGGAATCAGGAGTTTCGGTTGATCGAACTGCCGACCCGGCTGGCGGCTGGCGAATTCGTCGACGTGCGCGTCAAATTCCCGACCGGCGAAGATTTTATCGTATTGTCGAAAAAGCGGGCGGAAGACCTGTCTGCGGGCACCGTATGGATTCGCATGAGCGAACGGGAAATTTTGACGATGTCTTCGGCCATTGTCGACGCGTACCTGAACGATGCTTCGATCTATGCGCTGACTTACGTCGAACCCGGCTTGCAGGCGGAAGCGGTCGTGACTTATCCGTCGAACGCGAGCGTGCTCGACCTGATCGGGAGTGATCCGAACATCGTGCAGCGGGCCGTCACGGAACTGGAGCGGCGCCGGCGCGAGAAGCTGGAGAACGGACTGGATCTGCTGACGCCGGAAGAGATCCAGAAATATTTGAACAGCAAAGCCAATCTGGATGTCGTCAATCCCGGCACGCAGGATAACGCGCTGCTCCCGGATAGGGAAGACGCCGCTGCCGCCGAGGGGGAAGCGCATTGA